Part of the Bacillus sp. BGMRC 2118 genome, TTTATCACGATCATGAAGGTAGATGGATTTCAACGATGAAAACACCAATTATCACAATTGATTCATATGAATGGGTCGATGTAGTGGGTGTTAACCCGGGTCTTGGTGTATTTATTAACATTGGTATATCAAAGGATATATTAATTTCATCTGATGACTTGCCATTATTTGTAGAAGTATGGCCGGAAGTAGGAGACAAGCTATATTGTTCTTTAAAATGTGATAAAAATGGTCGTTTACTAGGTAAGCTTGCTCCAGATCCAGTTATGAAGGAGATGGCAACACAAGCGACGAGATCAACTTATAACAAGAATCTAAAGGGCAGAATTTACCGAACTGTAAAGGTAGGATCATATATTTTTACCGAGGAAGGCTATATAGGATTTATTCATGAATCACAGCGTCGACAAGAACCACGCTTAGGTGAAGAAATTGAAGCGAGAGTCATTGATGTAAAAGAAGATGGAACAGTCAATGCTTCACTGTTGCCGAGAGGACATGAAGGCATGGACCAAGACTCTCAAGTAGTTTATGAATATATGGAGAGTAGAGGAGGAGCAATGCCCTATTGGGATAAGAGTGCTCCAGAAGATATACAAGAGCGATTTGATATGAGTAAGGCTGCATTTAAACGTGCCTTAGGTAAACTGATGAAAGAAGGGAAGATATACCAGGAAGAAGGCTGGACATATTTCTCTTCTCGAAAATAAACATGAGATGAAAGGCTGCATAAGAGATGCAGCCTTTTTTAGTTTGGTTGTAAATTAAGGGGGGGAATTTTATATTATGGATGTGTTAACGTACAGTGTCGAAATTTAGCAGGGCTGATGAAATTGAAGGATGGGAGACTCCCTCGGTATCCGGCGAGTCTCATGGAACGAAAATCAACAACAAGGGCCTATAATATAAAAAAAATTTTATAAAGTAGTTAACTATGGTCGAATTCTGTCGATAGAAAGTATGATATCTAAAAAAAGGAGCGAACCAAATGGGAAAAAAGGTTACTGCACTATTATTAATGATTGCCCTACTTGTTGGTTGTTCTTCCAATGCTGCAAACAACACTGAAACGACTGACAGAATCAAGATCGGCATTATGCTGTCAGACGTAGGTTTAGGAGATCAATCTTTTTCAGACTCTGCTTTTAATGGATTAATTAAAGCAAGAGAAGAGTTAGATATATTATTTGATTACCGCGAATTAAGTGATTCAGAAACATATGAAAAGGGACTCACAGAATTAGTTGAAGAAGGCAATGATATTGTTGTCGGTCTTGGATTTATGGTACAGGAGGATCTTGAAAAAGTTGCAAAAAAATATCCAAAGCAAAAATTTATTTTAATAGACTCTGTATCGGACTTATCAAATATTACTTCTATTACGTTTAAGGAAGATGAAGGAAGCTTCCTGGCTGGTGCTGCAGCTGCGTTAGCCACAAAGACTAAAAAAATCGGTTTTGTTGGGGGAGATGATGTTCCTCTTATTCATAAATTTGCTAATGGGTTTGAGCAAGGAGCAAAATCAATCAATCCGAGTATAGAAGTAGTTGTCGAGTATGCAGGTGACTTTGGAAATGACAAGCTAGGTAAAGACATGGCTTCAAAGATGATTGATCAGGGAGCAGACGTGTTATACGCAGCAGCTGGTTTCACAGGAGTTGGTCTTCTTCAAGAGGCACAAGCAAGAAGTGTGCATGCAATTGGAGTTGATAGTGATCAATTCTTCTATGCAGAGAAGGCAGTTATGACCTCTATGTTAAAGAAAGTGGATGTTGCTTTATTCCAGATTATTTCAGATTATGTTAAAAATAAAGAACTTCCTAAAGGTAACGTTGTACTTGGACTTAAGGAAGACGGTGTTGATTTAGCACCAATCCGAGTGATTCCTTTCACTCAACAACAGTTAAAAACAATTACTGATCTAAAGCAAGAAATTATTAGCGGGAAAGTGACCATTTCACAATAAGGAGGTACAGTACGCATGAATCTTAAAAAGAAACTGATGCTTCAATCAATGGCTGCACTAGTCTTGGCAATTGCCATGATTGGCTTTATCGTTGTGAAGATGCTAGAAATTGATAAATCCAATACAGACTATGTTCCATATTTGCTTTCCGTGCAGGAATTGAACGCGCAAATGAAAATTACAAAACAAAGCTTAAATAACTTTTCATTTAATATGACTGAAGGTAATAAAGCAGAAGCGATGGAACAATTAGTAGTCACTCGAGAAAGCTTCGAAAAAGTTCAAAAACTAAACACTCTACCAGAGTCTAAAAAAATCATTGCGAAGTCTTATGAGAAGTATGAAACACTGCTGTTTGAAGCGCAGAAGTCTTTACAAGCATCTGAGTCTTCAGAAGTGAAGAAGCAATCTATTCGTACAAATGGAATTCTAAATGATCTATATTTACTAGACATGTATGCAAGTAAACATTATGACTTTATTCAAGAAACGTTAAAGAAAAAAATTGCTACAACTATTTTAATAGCGATCATTGGATCCGCCATCTTAATCGTAGCTTCTGTCCTATTAAGCTATCGTTTAACGTTATCGATTACGAAGCCTCTGGAGCGCTTAAGTCATAATGCAAGAAAAATAGCTTCTGGAGATCTTGTCGTAGAGGAAGTAACGTATAACAATAAAGATGAGATTGGTGAATTGAATCAATCATTTACGATTATGGTCCAGCAATTACGTAGTTTAATTGGTTCCATTGAATCAGTAAGTAAAAACGTTGAACAATTCTCCCGTGATATTGAAGATGAAAACCGAGGTCTTATTGAAATAAGTAATCAAGTTGCTGTTTCAACAGATGAATTATCTTCAGGATCACAGGCTATTTCAGAGGACTTACAAAACTCAGTACATTTAGTTGAGCAAATGTATCAAGAATTCGAAAATAATGTTAATCGCTCTGCACAGACAGCTGAATACAGTGTCGCTGCAGAAGAATCGATTACTTCAGGTAGACAAGCAATACTAGAACAAAAACAGTTATTAACAGAAAATATTGAATCCACGAAAAAGATTGAAGTGGCTACAAAGGATTTCTCTAGTTATGCAAGCAAGATTGAAGAGATGGCTACATCTGTATCATCCATTGCTGATCAAACCAACCTTTTAGCTCTTAACGCAGCCATAGAGGCAGCACGGGCAGGTGAGGCAGGGAAAGGATTTGCAGTTGTTGCAGATGAAGTGAGAAAGCTTGCCGAAGACTCTACTCAAGCGACAAAGCAAATCTTTGAAATGGTTGATCATATTAAAAAGGGATTAGCAGAAGTATTGCAGTCTGTAGGCAAGGGTGTACAAATTGCAACGAAGCAAGAAAAGTCAATGGTCGTTACAACAGATGCCTTTGAAAACATCGGTGAAAAGGTACAAGGTATCACGTCTGATATTGAAGAGTTGGTTAAAGGAATCACCAACTCGAAAGAACTTGGAGAACAAGTGTTAGAATCAGTAGGAAACATTAGTGCGGTTATAGAAGAATCTGCTGCTGGAAGTGAAGAAATCTCCGCTTCAACTACAGAGCAATTGCATGCATTTGAAAAGCTTGCAGCAAAAGTAACAAGCATGAGAAAGCTAACTGATGAATTGAATGAAGTGTTATCTCAATTTAAAATGCATTAACAAAGCGAGACCAGCTCTTAACAAAAGCTGGTCTTTTGTTTGTTTTAGGCTATTTTCTAAAACTTTGTTGCTTTTAGTACAATTATTCTTGGTGTACAACCCAGTTCTAGAATCAAATTGAGGTTGGATTGGAAAAGAGCCACTCTCTTTATGTATAGTAGTAACTAGATACTAAGGTAAAAATCCGGCTTCCTGAGATTTTTACGCAAAAGCACAATCTATATGAAAATAGCCTTGTTTTATCATTCTTTGATACAGTATAGGATGAGTGAAATTACATAGTAAACTTATAAGTTGTACGAATTTGCATAAAGTAGTAAGGAGGAGGGATAGTTTGGGTTTAATAAAAGAATTTAAAGAATTTGCAGTAAAGGGAAATGTCATTGACTTAGCTGTCGGGGTAATTATTGGCGGTGCATTTAACAAAATTGTCTCTTCATTAGTGGACGACATAGTTATGCCACCCATCGGGATGTTAATTGGAAAGGTTGATTTTGCCAATTTATTTATCACATTAGGTCCAGAAGAGTATGCATCATTGGCTGAAGCACAAGAAGCAGGCGCCGCTACCATTAACTACGGTCAATTTATTAATAATGTTATCCAATTCTTGATCATGGCGTTTGTCATTTTCTTGATCATCCGACAAATTAATCGACTCAAGAGAAAAGAAGAAGTCAAACCAACAACCCCGGATACAAAGGAATGTCCTTTCTGCACTACTAAAATTGCAGCAAAGGCTAAAAAGTGTCCGCAATGTACAGCTGATCTACCTGCAAAAGGAGCATAGTCTTATTGACTTGCTTCTTTTTTTATGTGAATTTCCCTTTATGTGCTGATATTGACCAATTATGAGCCTACATTTAATAATAAGAGCCAACAATGACCAATTATGAGCCCACAGAGAAATTTATGAGTCTCCATCCATTATATGTAAATGCTCTTTTCTGAAACTTTGTTGCTTTTCGTACAATTATTCTAGAGGTTCAACTAGTTATAAAAGCAAACCTGAGATTGGATTAGAAAAGAGCAACTCTCTATATGTAGAGTAGTAACTAGAAACTAAAGTAAAAATCCGGCTCATGGGATTTTTACGAGAAAGCAACAATCTATACGAAAAAGCCTATGTAAAAAAAGCTTGGCTTCTTAGCCAAGCTTACAAATGATCAGTTTTCTTAGAATACTGGCGCTTTCCTTTTTGACGGTTTTCTTCGCGCTCTAAATTCTTTTCTGCTCGTTTTGCATTATTATCACGAGCTTTTTTATCATTGTCACTTGTTCTAGACATAAGGTCTCTCCTTTCTCGTATTGTCATACTTCTATAGAATCTCTCAAACAATTTCTTATTATGTAAGGCTTTTTTCGTAAACTATCCATCATATTAGGACCACTCAATACTGGGTCCATAAACTTTTCCAACCTTGAAACGAGAGCTTTTAGCGAAAATGGCAATAGAAAAAGACTAAACACCTGCAAGTAAGCAAATGTTTAGTCTTTTTTTAGTTTAATTCTTTATTTAAGAAGAATAGTGCAATTGTACCTGGTCCTACATGTGCTCCGATAGCGGAGCCGATATTTGTCATGAAGAATGATTCATAACCTAGTTGTTCTTTAATTTTTTCTTGAAGGTACAAAGCAGTTTCTTCATCTTCACTATGACTGATTCCTACAGTGTGACCAGAAAAATTTACGCCACGTTCCTTCATTAAGTCAATCATACGTTGCAATACTTTCTTGCGGCCACGAATTTTTTCTAGAGGTATTAGTTTTCCATCCTCCATATGAAGCAATGGCTTGATGTTTAATAATCCGCCTACAAAAGCAGATGCTTTCGAAACACGACCTCCTCTAGCCAAATAATCTAAATTATCAACTGTGAAGATACTTTCCATATGATTTGCATGTGCCTCTGTCTTCTCAACAATTTCATCATAAGACAGACCTGCTTTTACATACTCTGCAGCTTTTAACACAACTAAACCCATACCGAGGGAAGCACATTTTGTATTAATAATGGTTAACTTGAAATCAGGATACTGCTCTCTTACTTGCTCAGCCATTAACATAGATGTTTGATACGTACCGGATAATTCTGAAGAAAATGAAATATAAATTGCTTCCTTCTTTTCTTCTGCTAAACGGGTAAATGTATCATGGAAGCGAGTAGGTGGTACTTGAGATGTTTTTGGAACCTTTTCCATTCTCATAGCTTCATACACTTTCGATGAATCAATCGTCTCAGTATCAAAATAGTCAGTATCATCTAAGTGAACAACTAATGGAAGCATAATAATATCTTGCTGATCTAAAACTTCTTTTGATAAATCACATGCACTGTCAGTTATTAATTGAATTGACATGAATATCACCCTCTAATGTTTAAATAAACTCCTTATACGTAAAGACATACAACAGTCTGTCTAAATTTCCTATGTATGATATTTAGTTTATAGATTTTATAAGGAAAACTCAACATTTTTACGGGTATAAATGATTTTTTAGGCAATAGTAATGGTATAGGAATAATAAGGGGGGATTTCATGGTTTTGTCAGAAAGTAAGAAGGTATTTGTTGTCATAGTAGGTGCACTACTTAATGCAATCGGTCTTAATTTATTTCTTATACCAGCAAATGTATATGCAAGTGGGTTTACTGGAATCGCACAGCTACTGTCCAGTCTTCTACATGATTACACGCCTTTCTCTATCTCGCTGGGGATTTTACTATTTCTATTAAACATCCCTGTTACGATTTTAGGATGGCTTAAGGTTGGAAAGTCTTTTACCTTCTATAGTTTTTTAAGTGTAGCACTCACTACATTATTCCTTGAGCTCATCCCTATTTATACCGTATCTCCTGATATTTTATTAAATGCAGTATTTGGTGGTGTTATTTCGGCAATTGGTATTGGTTTTACATTAAAATATGGAGCTTCTACTGGT contains:
- a CDS encoding BMP family ABC transporter substrate-binding protein, which codes for MGKKVTALLLMIALLVGCSSNAANNTETTDRIKIGIMLSDVGLGDQSFSDSAFNGLIKAREELDILFDYRELSDSETYEKGLTELVEEGNDIVVGLGFMVQEDLEKVAKKYPKQKFILIDSVSDLSNITSITFKEDEGSFLAGAAAALATKTKKIGFVGGDDVPLIHKFANGFEQGAKSINPSIEVVVEYAGDFGNDKLGKDMASKMIDQGADVLYAAAGFTGVGLLQEAQARSVHAIGVDSDQFFYAEKAVMTSMLKKVDVALFQIISDYVKNKELPKGNVVLGLKEDGVDLAPIRVIPFTQQQLKTITDLKQEIISGKVTISQ
- a CDS encoding methyl-accepting chemotaxis protein encodes the protein MNLKKKLMLQSMAALVLAIAMIGFIVVKMLEIDKSNTDYVPYLLSVQELNAQMKITKQSLNNFSFNMTEGNKAEAMEQLVVTRESFEKVQKLNTLPESKKIIAKSYEKYETLLFEAQKSLQASESSEVKKQSIRTNGILNDLYLLDMYASKHYDFIQETLKKKIATTILIAIIGSAILIVASVLLSYRLTLSITKPLERLSHNARKIASGDLVVEEVTYNNKDEIGELNQSFTIMVQQLRSLIGSIESVSKNVEQFSRDIEDENRGLIEISNQVAVSTDELSSGSQAISEDLQNSVHLVEQMYQEFENNVNRSAQTAEYSVAAEESITSGRQAILEQKQLLTENIESTKKIEVATKDFSSYASKIEEMATSVSSIADQTNLLALNAAIEAARAGEAGKGFAVVADEVRKLAEDSTQATKQIFEMVDHIKKGLAEVLQSVGKGVQIATKQEKSMVVTTDAFENIGEKVQGITSDIEELVKGITNSKELGEQVLESVGNISAVIEESAAGSEEISASTTEQLHAFEKLAAKVTSMRKLTDELNEVLSQFKMH
- the mscL gene encoding large conductance mechanosensitive channel protein MscL, giving the protein MGLIKEFKEFAVKGNVIDLAVGVIIGGAFNKIVSSLVDDIVMPPIGMLIGKVDFANLFITLGPEEYASLAEAQEAGAATINYGQFINNVIQFLIMAFVIFLIIRQINRLKRKEEVKPTTPDTKECPFCTTKIAAKAKKCPQCTADLPAKGA
- a CDS encoding DUF3941 domain-containing protein — translated: MSRTSDNDKKARDNNAKRAEKNLEREENRQKGKRQYSKKTDHL
- a CDS encoding DegV family protein; the protein is MSIQLITDSACDLSKEVLDQQDIIMLPLVVHLDDTDYFDTETIDSSKVYEAMRMEKVPKTSQVPPTRFHDTFTRLAEEKKEAIYISFSSELSGTYQTSMLMAEQVREQYPDFKLTIINTKCASLGMGLVVLKAAEYVKAGLSYDEIVEKTEAHANHMESIFTVDNLDYLARGGRVSKASAFVGGLLNIKPLLHMEDGKLIPLEKIRGRKKVLQRMIDLMKERGVNFSGHTVGISHSEDEETALYLQEKIKEQLGYESFFMTNIGSAIGAHVGPGTIALFFLNKELN